AGTAATATTTTTTTAAAAAATATCTTCCTACTTGTTTTGACCATCTTTTAATTGATGACAGTCATATTAAATCCTATACCTTCAGAGTTTGTGTTGATTGATTCAGGGTATATAAAAATATAATTAATTAAAGGAGGCCATAAATCATGAATGACAAACAAACAAAAGGCGCATTTGACCAGGTTAAAGGTGAAGCTAAAAAGCAATTCGGGAAGCTTACCGACAATGAATCAATGGAAGCTGAAGGCCGCCTTGATAAAGGTAAAGGAAAACTGAAAGAAACAGCCGGAGATGTGAAAGAAGATGTATCTCGTTCATTTAACGACTCTTCCAGAGATTAATAACTCCTTATGTAAAAAGCCTTTGCTATGACAGCAAAGGCTTTTTTATATGCTAATCAATATTATTTTTATTTTTTCCCTTCACAAAGCGATAAGCCAAATACGCTACATACAACGGTGTGGCAATATAAATCAAGTAAGGGAACTGGCTGTATGTTCCTTTCCAGATCACAAACAGCAATGAACCAAGAAATATTGTCACGATTGTTC
This portion of the Mesobacillus sp. S13 genome encodes:
- a CDS encoding CsbD family protein → MNDKQTKGAFDQVKGEAKKQFGKLTDNESMEAEGRLDKGKGKLKETAGDVKEDVSRSFNDSSRD